The window CGCAGCAGAGAACAACAGTGACGAAGAGGCGTGGCAGCACCGAAGCGAAGGCGCTGTCACGGATGGTCCGGAAGCCGTATAAAGGTCGGCCGCTGGTCCAAACAGCAGCAAGGGCGATGGAGAGCAAGGCCTGCTCCATCGCCCCTCTGGGGGTTGGGTTTTGAATGAGTCGGCGCTCTGGCGGGGCGCCGCCCCTGCAGCCTCTTTAAGCTGAGAAAATGCTCTGGCTGGTCCTGCCCCCCGGCCTTATTCCCACTCGATGGTGGCGGGCGGCTTGCCAGTGATGTCGTAGACGACCCGGTTGATCTCGTGGACCTGGTTCACGATGCGGTTACTCATCGTCGCCAGGAAGTCGTAGGGCAGGCGGGCCCACTCGGCGGTCATGAAGTCGTCGGTGGTCACGGCGCGCAGGGCGGCTGTGTAGGAATAGGTGCGCTCGTCGCCCATCACGCCCACCGACTGAATGGGCGTGAGAATCGCCAGCGCCTGCGAGCAGCCGTCGTACAGGCCAAATTCACGCAGCCCGGAAATAAAAATGTCGTCTACCCGGCGCAGGATGTCCAGCTTTTCCTCACTGATGGCGCCCAGGCAGCGGATCGCCAGCCCGGGGCCGGGGAAGGGGTGGCGCATGCGGATGTGCTCGGGCAGGCCCAGCAGCGCGGCCAGAGCGCGCACCTCGTCCTTGAAGAGGGTGCGGAAAGGCTCGACCAGCTTGAACTGCAGGTCGTCGGGCAGGCCGCCCACATTGTGGTGACTCTTGATGTTCGCCGCACCCTCGCCACCCGCCGACTCGATCACGTCCGGGTACAGGGTGCCCTGCGCCAGGAAATCAAAGGGGCCGTGGGTGCGGGCCTCGCGCTCGAAGGCCCGGATAAACTCGCGGCCAATGATCTTGCGCTTCTGTTCGGGGTCCGAGACGCCGTCCAGGGCGGCCATGAACTCGGCGCGGGCGTCCACCGTGATCAGGTTCACGCCCAGGGGCCGCAGCGCCGCTTCCACCTGCTCGCGCTCGCCCAGGCGCAGCAGGCCGTGGTCAATAAAAACTGCCGTGAGCTTCTCGCCAATGGCCTTGGCCAGCAACAGGCCCAGCGTGCTGGAGTCCACGCCCCCGGAGATGGCCAGCAGCACGCGGCCGTCCCCCACCTGGGCGCGCACGCCGTCCACCAGCTCTTCAATGATGTGCTCGGCGTTCCAGTCGCGCGCTACGCCGCAGATCTCCAGGAAGTTGGCCAGCAGCTGCCCGCCCTTGGGGGTGTGCACCACCTCGGGGTGAAACTGCACGCCGTAGCGGCGGGTGCCACGGTTCTCAATGGCGGTCACGGGGGTGTCCTCGGTTTCGGCCACCACCTCGTAGCCCTGGGGCAGGGCCGTGACTGAATCACTGTGGCTCATCCAGGCCACAAATTCGCCCTGAATGCCTTCAAACAGCTGGCCACCGTAGCGCGTCAGGTCGGCCTTGCCGTACTCGCGTTTGCCCGCGCGCTTCACGTCGCCGCCGGCCTCGTGGGCCAGAAACTGCATGCCGTAGCACACGCCCAGCACCGGCACGTCCAGGTCCAAGACGCCGGGGGCGGGTTTGGGCGCGCCCGCGTCGTACACGCTGCTGGGCCCGCCCGAGAGCACCAGCCCCTTGGGGCTTTCCTGCAGGATGCGCTCCAGGGGCGCACTGCCGGGCAGAATGACGCTGTAGGCCCCCAGTTCGCGGAAGCGCCGGGCGATCAGGCGCGTGAATTGACTGCCGAAATCCAGAATGACGACGCTCATCGGCCCTGATTGTGTCATGTGGGGTCATGCGGCGCGTCCGGGCGAGGCAGACGGGGGAGAAGGGGAGGGGCCATGAGCTATGGGCTATGGGCCATGAGCTATGGGCTATGGGCCATGAGGGGAGAAGGGTGGACGGAGAAGCGGCGCG of the Deinococcus aquaedulcis genome contains:
- the guaA gene encoding glutamine-hydrolyzing GMP synthase yields the protein MSVVILDFGSQFTRLIARRFRELGAYSVILPGSAPLERILQESPKGLVLSGGPSSVYDAGAPKPAPGVLDLDVPVLGVCYGMQFLAHEAGGDVKRAGKREYGKADLTRYGGQLFEGIQGEFVAWMSHSDSVTALPQGYEVVAETEDTPVTAIENRGTRRYGVQFHPEVVHTPKGGQLLANFLEICGVARDWNAEHIIEELVDGVRAQVGDGRVLLAISGGVDSSTLGLLLAKAIGEKLTAVFIDHGLLRLGEREQVEAALRPLGVNLITVDARAEFMAALDGVSDPEQKRKIIGREFIRAFEREARTHGPFDFLAQGTLYPDVIESAGGEGAANIKSHHNVGGLPDDLQFKLVEPFRTLFKDEVRALAALLGLPEHIRMRHPFPGPGLAIRCLGAISEEKLDILRRVDDIFISGLREFGLYDGCSQALAILTPIQSVGVMGDERTYSYTAALRAVTTDDFMTAEWARLPYDFLATMSNRIVNQVHEINRVVYDITGKPPATIEWE